In Bacillus sp. NP247, one DNA window encodes the following:
- the uppP gene encoding undecaprenyl-diphosphate phosphatase UppP: MSDLIITFILGIVEGLAEFLPISSTGHLILVGHLLGFEGERAKTFEIVIQLGAILAIAILYHKRLVSLCNIKPLLRKEKKFNVLHVFLGVFPAVVAGLLLHDVIKTYLFQPYTVVIGLVAGAILMIFAEVKKAEATSFSLDDLTYRQALTIGLFQCLAVYPGFSRAGSTISGGLLAKVNYKAASEFSFLIAIPVMVGATGLDLLKSWKYLSVDDIPMFAIGFITSFIVAMLAVVTFLKLLEKIGLKPFAYYRILLAIVFTLFVLL, translated from the coding sequence ATGAGCGATCTTATCATTACCTTCATACTTGGCATTGTAGAAGGGTTAGCTGAATTTTTGCCCATATCTTCTACTGGCCATCTTATATTAGTCGGACATTTATTAGGTTTTGAAGGAGAAAGGGCAAAAACGTTTGAAATTGTCATACAGTTAGGGGCAATTTTAGCTATCGCGATTTTATATCACAAACGCCTTGTTTCTTTATGTAATATTAAACCTCTTCTACGGAAAGAGAAAAAATTCAACGTATTACATGTATTTCTTGGCGTATTTCCGGCAGTAGTTGCTGGTTTACTACTACATGATGTTATTAAAACATACTTATTTCAGCCTTATACTGTCGTAATTGGACTTGTAGCAGGAGCAATTCTTATGATTTTTGCAGAAGTAAAAAAGGCAGAGGCAACCTCTTTTTCACTAGATGATTTAACATACCGTCAAGCATTAACAATTGGATTATTCCAATGCTTAGCAGTATATCCTGGCTTCTCTAGAGCGGGTTCTACTATTTCTGGAGGGCTATTAGCAAAAGTAAATTATAAGGCTGCATCTGAGTTCTCTTTTCTCATTGCCATCCCTGTAATGGTCGGAGCTACAGGGTTAGACTTATTAAAAAGTTGGAAATATTTAAGTGTAGATGATATTCCTATGTTTGCTATAGGATTCATTACCTCTTTTATAGTAGCAATGCTAGCGGTAGTAACCTTCCTGAAGCTTTTAGAAAAGATAGGTTTAAAACCTTTTGCATATTATCGTATTTTGTTAGCCATTGTATTTACACTTTTCGTATTGCTATAG
- a CDS encoding ABC transporter permease — MVNLLYTELLKLKRSNMFLISIIGAGVAPFLVVVASYIHLKTKQPTPTILFGQLFTEVNLYTTLIIGFPLYGVVIAYLFTREYTEDTLKNLLTIPVSRINFIISKFILLFLWIMMLTLVAWALTLLLGLVGSFPGFSTALLLGSLVKFLICGGLLFLLSSPIVLLTLVMKTYVPPIILTIIITMTNLMIVNSKHKDLFPWTATLDIANNELQPTYPPEYSYIIIAVTAIFGFITTLFYFKRVDIH, encoded by the coding sequence TTGGTTAATCTTCTTTATACAGAGCTATTAAAATTGAAACGATCCAATATGTTTTTGATTAGTATTATCGGAGCAGGTGTCGCGCCATTTTTAGTGGTTGTAGCTTCTTATATACACCTGAAGACAAAGCAGCCTACTCCAACTATTTTATTTGGTCAACTGTTCACTGAAGTTAACCTATACACTACTTTAATTATAGGATTCCCCTTATATGGAGTTGTAATCGCTTATCTATTTACCCGTGAATACACGGAAGATACATTAAAAAACTTGCTAACTATCCCAGTATCACGTATTAACTTTATTATAAGTAAGTTTATCCTTCTATTCCTTTGGATCATGATGCTAACTTTAGTTGCTTGGGCACTAACTTTATTATTGGGGCTAGTAGGTAGCTTCCCTGGATTTAGCACTGCCTTACTTTTAGGCTCTCTCGTAAAATTTTTGATATGTGGTGGACTTCTCTTTCTTTTGTCTTCACCTATTGTACTACTAACTCTTGTAATGAAGACCTATGTACCGCCTATTATATTAACAATCATTATTACAATGACTAACCTTATGATCGTAAATTCAAAACATAAAGACCTATTCCCATGGACCGCTACTCTAGATATAGCAAATAACGAATTACAACCGACTTATCCACCAGAGTATTCTTATATCATCATTGCAGTAACAGCTATTTTCGGATTTATTACAACACTATTCTATTTTAAAAGAGTAGATATTCATTAA
- a CDS encoding ABC transporter ATP-binding protein translates to MATKLSRARKGNLQTRLFTNNDRSLHNIVFSINELIAELELGQIEARKSQEARKQLLSNISHDIRTPLTSIIKTTNPTKVYGTQKSVDNLNMNVWQGEIYGFIGRNGAGKTTTIHMLLSLIKPTSGNIEIFGEDLLRNPKDISRRIGSIVEVPGFYENLTARENLLINAKIIGVHKRDAIEEALEIVGLQHETKKLVGKYSLGMNQRLGIARALLHYPELLILDEPTNGLDPIGIKEMRKLIKSLAQDRNITILISSHILAEVEQLVDRMGIIHEGRLLEEVSLDTLRKANRKYIEFQVNNDNKAAMLLEKHFQIFDYEVHDEGNIRVYSHFGQQGHINRTLVRNDIEVLKIVMSADRLEDYFTKLVGGGAIG, encoded by the coding sequence ATGGCCACTAAATTAAGTCGTGCACGTAAAGGAAATTTACAAACGAGGTTATTCACAAACAATGACCGCTCATTACATAACATTGTGTTTTCAATAAACGAATTAATAGCTGAATTAGAACTGGGTCAGATCGAAGCGAGGAAATCCCAAGAAGCTAGAAAACAACTTTTATCCAATATCTCACATGATATCCGAACACCACTCACTTCTATTATAAAAACGACAAACCCTACTAAAGTTTACGGGACCCAAAAGTCAGTAGATAATCTAAATATGAATGTATGGCAAGGAGAGATTTATGGATTCATAGGGCGTAACGGTGCTGGTAAAACAACTACAATCCATATGCTGCTTAGTCTTATAAAACCTACAAGTGGAAATATAGAAATATTCGGTGAGGATTTACTTCGGAATCCAAAAGACATTTCAAGAAGAATTGGTTCTATCGTTGAGGTCCCAGGATTTTATGAAAACTTAACTGCAAGAGAGAACTTATTAATTAATGCAAAGATAATTGGAGTTCACAAAAGGGATGCAATTGAAGAAGCATTAGAAATTGTAGGCTTGCAGCACGAAACAAAAAAATTAGTAGGAAAGTACTCTTTAGGAATGAATCAACGCTTAGGAATTGCACGTGCTCTTCTCCATTATCCTGAACTACTCATACTAGATGAACCAACTAACGGACTAGATCCAATCGGTATTAAAGAAATGCGAAAACTCATTAAATCTTTAGCTCAAGACAGAAATATAACGATACTCATTTCTAGTCATATATTAGCTGAGGTGGAACAACTAGTCGATCGTATGGGAATTATTCATGAAGGAAGGTTATTAGAAGAAGTTTCTCTTGATACACTGCGTAAAGCCAATCGTAAGTACATAGAATTCCAGGTAAATAATGATAATAAAGCTGCGATGCTATTAGAAAAGCATTTTCAAATTTTTGATTATGAGGTACATGATGAAGGAAATATTCGCGTTTATTCTCACTTTGGACAGCAAGGACACATTAATAGAACGTTAGTTCGTAATGATATTGAAGTATTAAAAATTGTGATGAGCGCAGATAGACTAGAAGATTATTTCACCAAACTAGTTGGGGGTGGCGCAATTGGTTAA
- a CDS encoding ASCH domain-containing protein: MNPLVQSYWDTYWGNNEKPESVTAWQFGDSPDYLAQLVIDGVKTATCSGHIFYELENEPLPTTNDYSIVLNSQDEPVAIIKTIEVTIMPMNEVTEEFAIAEGEGDRTYSYWRDTHIQFFTKELSELGLSFSEDMLLVCERFKLIDVKNKVKL; the protein is encoded by the coding sequence ATGAATCCATTAGTACAATCATATTGGGATACTTATTGGGGAAACAATGAAAAACCAGAATCTGTTACAGCTTGGCAATTTGGTGATTCTCCTGATTATCTCGCTCAATTAGTCATTGATGGTGTGAAAACTGCAACATGCTCCGGCCATATTTTTTATGAATTAGAAAATGAACCACTACCAACAACTAACGATTATAGTATTGTCCTCAATAGTCAGGATGAACCTGTAGCTATTATTAAGACAATAGAAGTAACTATAATGCCAATGAATGAAGTAACAGAAGAATTCGCTATCGCTGAAGGCGAAGGCGATCGTACCTATAGTTACTGGAGAGATACCCATATTCAGTTCTTTACAAAGGAACTAAGCGAGCTTGGTCTTAGTTTTTCTGAAGATATGCTGCTCGTTTGCGAACGTTTTAAGCTTATCGATGTAAAAAACAAAGTGAAGCTATGA
- a CDS encoding DMT family transporter: protein MKEICMLLVAVILWGTAIAPTKWALESIQPFTLLFIRLFFAGGICMLFSYGQLQKAIAHKHIPWKRMSLLSFTGVAGYFMFTSYGISLTSGLHVSIIDAALPLVTILFSAFFLKEKIQPNYWIGIILGAIGVLLITISSNNADQEVSLIGDILILLSTFLFAFYTVLLKQPKQEQYLSNKVFTTLTLIIGSVILLPFAMVETFYYGFPKIETWKTGLSVMYLVIGATILAYWFWNKALERVSASVSGLYLNALPLISIVASIVLLNESLTWRIVIGGGLVLFGVLWADKSK, encoded by the coding sequence ATGAAAGAAATATGCATGTTATTAGTGGCTGTTATATTATGGGGGACGGCAATTGCGCCAACGAAATGGGCATTAGAATCTATTCAACCATTTACTTTGTTATTTATTCGTCTTTTCTTCGCAGGGGGAATTTGTATGCTTTTTTCATATGGCCAACTTCAAAAAGCAATCGCACATAAACATATTCCGTGGAAAAGAATGAGTTTGCTATCTTTTACTGGTGTAGCTGGGTATTTTATGTTCACATCCTACGGGATTTCTTTAACAAGTGGATTACATGTTAGTATCATTGATGCTGCATTGCCATTAGTTACAATTCTTTTTTCAGCGTTCTTTTTGAAAGAGAAAATTCAGCCGAATTATTGGATCGGTATTATATTGGGGGCTATAGGGGTACTTCTTATTACAATTTCATCTAATAATGCTGATCAAGAGGTATCTTTAATAGGAGATATCCTTATTTTATTAAGCACCTTCTTATTTGCTTTCTATACAGTATTGTTAAAACAGCCGAAACAGGAACAGTATCTATCAAACAAGGTTTTTACAACATTAACTTTAATCATTGGATCGGTTATTTTATTACCATTTGCAATGGTAGAAACTTTTTATTACGGTTTCCCAAAGATTGAAACCTGGAAGACTGGACTTAGTGTAATGTATCTTGTTATTGGAGCAACAATTTTAGCATATTGGTTTTGGAATAAAGCACTAGAGAGAGTTTCAGCATCAGTAAGTGGATTATATTTAAATGCATTACCGCTAATAAGTATTGTTGCTTCAATTGTTCTATTAAATGAATCTTTAACGTGGAGAATAGTAATAGGCGGTGGCTTAGTCTTATTTGGAGTGTTATGGGCGGATAAAAGTAAATGA
- the purE gene encoding 5-(carboxyamino)imidazole ribonucleotide mutase, translating to MKSLVGVIMGSTSDWETMKYACDILDELNIPYEKKVVSAHRTPDYMFEYAETARERGLKVIIAGAGGAAHLPGMVAAKTNLPVIGVPVQSKALNGLDSLLSIVQMPGGVPVATVAIGKAGSTNAGLLAAQILGSYHDDIHDALELRREAIEKTVREGSELV from the coding sequence ATGAAATCACTAGTTGGAGTCATAATGGGAAGCACGTCAGACTGGGAAACAATGAAATATGCTTGTGATATTTTAGATGAATTAAATATACCGTATGAGAAAAAAGTTGTATCCGCTCATCGGACTCCGGATTATATGTTTGAATATGCAGAAACAGCTCGTGAACGTGGGTTAAAAGTTATTATTGCTGGAGCTGGTGGAGCAGCACATTTACCAGGAATGGTTGCAGCGAAGACAAATCTTCCTGTAATCGGTGTCCCAGTTCAATCAAAAGCGTTAAACGGCCTAGATTCGTTATTATCCATTGTCCAAATGCCGGGAGGGGTTCCAGTTGCAACTGTTGCAATTGGTAAAGCTGGTTCAACAAATGCTGGTTTACTTGCTGCACAAATACTTGGATCATATCATGATGACATACATGATGCATTAGAGTTGAGACGAGAAGCTATTGAGAAAACTGTGCGCGAAGGTAGTGAGCTAGTATGA
- the purK gene encoding 5-(carboxyamino)imidazole ribonucleotide synthase, with the protein MTRIILPGKTIGIIGGGQLGRMMALAAKEMGYKIAVLDPTKHSPCAQVADVEIVAPYDDLKAIQHLAEISDVVTYEFENIDYRCLQWLEKHAYLPQGSQLLNKTQNRFTEKNAIEKAGLPVAMYRLVQNQNQLTEAIAELSFPSVLKTTTGGYDGKGQVVLRSEADVEKARELADEAECILEKWVPFEKEVSVIVIRSVSGETKVFPVAENIHVNNILHESIVPARITEELSQKAIAYAKVLADELELVGTLAVEMFATADGEIYINELAPRPHNSGHYTQDACETSQFGQHIRAICNLPLGETNLLKPVVMVNILGEHIEGVLGQVNRLTGCYLHLYGKEEAKAQRKMGHVNILNDNIEVALEKAKSLHIWDHQEQLLEGKR; encoded by the coding sequence ATGACGAGAATCATCTTACCTGGAAAAACAATCGGCATTATTGGAGGCGGCCAGCTTGGAAGAATGATGGCGCTGGCAGCTAAGGAGATGGGTTATAAAATTGCTGTTTTAGATCCTACAAAGCATTCACCATGTGCACAAGTTGCTGATGTTGAAATTGTTGCACCATATGACGATTTAAAAGCAATTCAGCATTTAGCAGAGATAAGCGACGTTGTCACATATGAATTTGAGAATATTGATTATAGATGTTTACAATGGCTTGAAAAACATGCTTACTTACCACAAGGTAGTCAGTTGTTAAATAAAACGCAAAATCGTTTTACAGAAAAGAATGCAATTGAGAAAGCTGGGTTACCAGTAGCAATGTATAGATTAGTTCAAAATCAAAATCAGCTTACTGAAGCGATTGCTGAATTATCATTTCCTTCCGTCTTAAAAACGACGACAGGTGGATATGATGGGAAAGGGCAAGTTGTTTTAAGAAGTGAAGCTGATGTTGAGAAGGCACGAGAGCTTGCGGATGAAGCAGAGTGCATTCTAGAAAAATGGGTGCCTTTTGAAAAAGAAGTATCAGTTATTGTAATTCGTAGTGTAAGTGGTGAAACGAAAGTATTTCCCGTAGCGGAAAATATTCATGTAAATAACATTTTGCATGAATCTATCGTTCCAGCTCGCATTACAGAGGAACTTTCTCAAAAAGCAATTGCTTATGCAAAAGTGCTCGCGGATGAACTAGAACTTGTGGGAACACTAGCGGTAGAGATGTTTGCTACAGCTGACGGTGAGATTTACATTAATGAATTAGCACCAAGACCTCACAATTCAGGACACTATACACAGGATGCATGTGAAACGAGTCAATTTGGTCAACATATTCGAGCAATCTGTAATTTACCTCTTGGAGAAACAAATTTGTTAAAACCAGTTGTCATGGTAAACATTTTAGGCGAACATATAGAAGGGGTCCTAGGACAAGTGAATAGACTAACCGGGTGCTATTTACACTTGTATGGAAAAGAAGAAGCAAAAGCGCAGCGGAAAATGGGGCATGTTAATATTTTAAATGATAATATTGAAGTCGCTCTAGAAAAAGCGAAGAGTTTGCATATTTGGGACCATCAAGAACAACTGTTGGAGGGAAAAAGATGA